From Rhineura floridana isolate rRhiFlo1 chromosome 5, rRhiFlo1.hap2, whole genome shotgun sequence, a single genomic window includes:
- the LOC133385530 gene encoding uncharacterized protein LOC133385530, whose amino-acid sequence MCMLWQEEELPVRRRGLKKKKMIELCEEEWPRMTAVSVPGERWPRGGSFETAPLLRVRRRIGDTHPDQLEFWLLWKIGSQKWDSLTLMAVRTLSIEEPPPHYFNDDTSSKRTVLNRSIIPSAPDPLPGAGIPIRRKGPFHLYQMMRQTKRGKRRGPQGAWTRASEKKEKKRKEAEALEMPLLVHDQLYVDGHGGIQRTEVVELKSWLEWDLKEWSRMAGTFGEQPRRIRELLGRLFESHNPTYSDVEHLLRRVLTGEERSRLWTMETAWAVEAATNRAWSDRAQTAAAWAAGDWMQPRRAQLQTDRDRILTHLERMSQKPLNQPKCMAIKQEASEPPRKFWSRLLEGARSYTNLNPENVLDHPTLIANFVHQAQPAVRDYFLNFRPGRWGRL is encoded by the coding sequence atgtgtatgctgtggcaagaggaggaattgccagtgcgaaggagaggcctgaaaaagaaaaagatgatagagctctgtgaggaggagtggccgcggatgactgcagtgtcggtgccgggtgaacggtggccgaggggtgggtcctttgaaaccgctccgctactgagagtgcggagacggattggggatacccacccggatcaattggaattttggctcctatggaaaatagggtcgcaaaaatgggatagtcttactttgatggcagtgagaactttgtccattgaggaaccccctcctcattattttaatgatgacacgtcaagtaaaagaacggtcttgaatcgttctataataccctctgctccggatccgctcccgggggcggggatcccaatccggaggaaggggccttttcatttgtatcagatgatgagacagacgaaaaggggaaagagaagggggcctcagggggcatggacacgcgcaagcgaaaaaaaggaaaagaaaagaaaagaggcagaagcgttggaaatgcctttgcttgtacatgatcagctgtacgtggatggccacgggggtatccagcgtactgaggtggttgaactaaagagttggttggaatgggacttaaaagaatggagtagaatggctggaaccttcggggaacagccaaggagaatcagagaactgttaggcaggttgtttgaaagccacaatccgacgtactcggatgtggagcatttgttgagaagagtactgacaggtgaagaacgtagcaggttgtggacaatggagactgcttgggctgtggaagcggcaacaaatagagcttggtcggaccgagcacaaacggctgcagcttgggcagcgggagactggatgcagcctcgccgcgctcagctgcagaccgatagggataggattttgacacacttggagcgaatgtcacagaaacccctcAACCAACCTAAATGTATGgcgatcaaacaagaagccagcgaacctcccagaaaattctggtcgcgcttgttagagggagcacgtagttatactaatttgaacccagaaaacgtgctggaccatccgaccctcattgccaatttcgttcaccaagcgcagccagcggtgagggattactttctgaatttcagacctggacggtgggggaggctgtga